AGCCCCGGCATCCAGTGAACAGAGCCAGCAGCTCCAACCATCCCTGTAATAATCtatagttattatttattatttgtattgccataacaagtaggagccctagtcatggaccagcaccccatggtgctaggcactatacacacatagaacaaaaagacagttcttgCCAAGAGACAACAGAGGGGAACAGATAGATGAGGGAGCACAAGAAAACaattgtcacactgtctggagtggctcacaactgtgagtgctaatctcagggcagactgtcagaaaaccgGGCAGACATCCCAAACTGGAgctgtgttctataattagatttcaccaagccagtaacaaatgtgaactcctggatcattgTACCAgtcttatcatggagtcacagacagtccccttagactctccagcctatcttgccacctagacagactggacttagtgataataGTCACATAAACCAAAAATTACACCACCTCagattgcttccagtcccaagggactagccacttaccccagatcaatggGTCCTCCAGATCTCACCCCAAAGACAACATTGGCACCCAGTTCTATAGTAACCTAGTAgtaggtttattagctaagaaaaggaaatgagaattattgagaggttaaagtagTAAAATATAGGTACAGGAAAGTCACAGTTTGTAAGTCCAAATGGTAGCAGTAATGTAATGAACAACCAGATCTGGGAATCTTGGCTTTGCATCTGGTGcccttccctgtaagagtccataCAGTCCAGAGATGCAGGATCATTCCTGGAATCCATACATATAGCTTCTTGTCACCGAAAACAAGCTGATGGAGTCTCTACACACACAGAGTTTTCCTTTGATGATGGTGAGTGAGGAATGCAGTTTGAGTCATTGGCCACCAATTATCACCATAATGACCACTTGCTTTTCTGTTGAAGTCCTTTATTAGCATCCCACAAGATTTCTTTGTTGTTTACTTACAGGGGTatgcacaatgtaaatgtttgctatttcaTTATAACAGGAACAAAGAGGTGAAAATAATATGAAAACTATTGGGATGTTATTTGTGAATTGTAAACACCAACCATActttcatagaataccagggttggaagggatctcaggaggtcatctagtccaaccccctgctcaaagcagggccaatccccaatttttgccccagatcccaaatggccccttcaacgattgaactcccaaccctgggtttagcaggctaatgctcaaaccactgagctatcccaatctgtactaatacacaagtgaattggcctgtgGCCCTGGAttgacctggtctgccagcaacTCTACAACAgcgggatccctggggtgcaaactggaactggggtactgctgagccctctggctTACCAATAGGGTGACTGGATGCCctggttttatagggacagtcctgttattcagggctttttcttatataggcaccaattacaacccccccccccccccccaatatttcacacttgctatctggtcaccctgccaaTAGAGGGGGATGGAAGGGGGACCTGCAGGGAGCTcgtgggggaaatggagggatgcaaggagccctTGGTGACTGCAGTGAGCTCAGGCTACACAATGTGCATGTCTGTCTGCTGGAGGACATTTTCACATCACCATCAATTTTACACCCATCCTGGGAGTTTTCCCCCCTGCTCGATGTGACCATCACAACtcttccagccccagcttccAGTTACATCCCAGTATATGCGGGCAGCCAAGACAAGACCTGCCCCATGCATCCCTTCTCAGATGGGTCTTAAACCTGAAAAGCCATTTGCAGTTCAAACGTGCATTAACACGGTGCTCAGCAGCAGCAAAGCGGGCCGCCCTCAGCAGCTGTTGTCATCAGAAGGCTAGTTTGGCCTCTGGTTACTGctaaggaagggggagggggattctCCGAGTCTCTCTGGCTTTCGTCTGACCAGGATATAAGGGATTGAACTTCCTGggtcaggagctggggctgttgCCTCCATTGTGAGCCGGACtgagccgctgctgctgctgtggggggagagTCATTCCCTACCGCCCTTCTGTGCCCAGCTGGCGGGACTTTCTCCGGGGCTGgaaccagcccctggggcagcctcGGGCTCTGTCGACATCAGCTTCTGAGCCGCAGACTCCAGGTAATTGCAAGAGGGAACTTGGAGAAAGTGCGAGGGCCCGGCAGAAAGCGAGCCGCGCTGGCTCTGCCCAGAtggcccctcctcacccccagcgCTTCTCGCTCGTCGCATGGCAGCTCGCTCCCGTTCGCACTATTAGGAGCCAGGCCAGCGATGGGGGAGGAAATGCCTCCGGGCTGGACCCTGCCAGAGGGGAGGGCAGCGGGGGAAGGAAAGCCcagaaaggggcagcaggagagagaactgGGGAGGGGAGTTCCCGGATCCCGAACCTGCCCAACCCAGCTCCAAGTGCTGTGGTCACTGATACATCAGCTAGTAAACCTGCCTTTTAAAAACTCTTATTCATAGCCTAGGTTACCTTATACAAAAGCCATCTGAGAATTGactttcttggttttttttaactagaagagcagagagaggaaaagccagttGTTGCCTCTGCTTAGTCCCTGCACTTGGGGATAATGTCAGGGGAAACCCCTAAAATGGCTCTTTTGATTGTTATTAGTCTTGCCCACAGATGAGTGGGCTGGGTTCTTTgcagaaacaaataaaaatgtccCCCTGCCCTAAGGAGCTGCCAGTTAAGGGCTGGGTGCTCTTGCCTTGCATTTTGTGTCATTCACCCTCTGCTCTGctaatctgaaatggttgtgttTTCCCCCACTTTGCACTTAATCTGCACCGGTGTAAATGACAAGTATAAGGCTATGGGGAATGAGGCCTTGGTGTGCTTCTGTGAATagttactcacatgagtgaaTAGTTGTAGGACTGGTCCCTAAATTAATACATGCCATCAGTGAGAGTCATAACAGAAAATCTGAGGGATTAAGGGGTACCCAGGGCAACTATGAGCTCAGGTGGCTACTCCGGAAGgcatagtctgacctcctttagaATAGGGGTTCTCAACatctttctttctgagccccctcctccccccaaattgctattaaaaactccacggcccacctgtgccacagcaACTGTTTTACTGCATATCCAGTAAATTAAAAGCCAGACCTGACATTAGGGGGTAGCAaccagggccccacaccacaggggatCCCGCCAAGCTAAGTTACTCGGACTTCGGCTTTAGTCCTGCatggcagggctcgggcttcagctttctgccttgGGACCCAGTGAATTTCAGGCAGGCcttgctctctggtttattttagaggaccccctgaaacctgctcacggccctTCCAAGGCACCCTGGATCCGAACCTCTGCTGTATAGCACAGGTCAGGGAAGATCACCCAGTGATTactgcattgagcccaataacgTGTGGCTGAGCTAGAGagcacatttttcttttctttttttagaaagaGGCAtccaatctttttaaaaactttttaaatgatgGAAAGTCTACCACCTCCCTTGGGAAGTTATTAAAAATTATGCCTTAATTCCATTTTGAGCTCAGCTGCCTGCAtcatccagccattggatttgtTACACCTTTGCCTGTGAGGTTAAAGAGCCTTCTCAGTTCTAAAATAATTTGTCAACTGATTATTCCTGTTTCCTTCTGCCTATGCTTGGAGCATGACTCGTGTCTGGATTCTCTCTTTATCCCAGCAGGTGTCAGGACTGTGAGTGATAACAAAATAGGCGAATCTTCAAAGCCTTGTTGGAGAGGAACTGCCTGAGATGTCTCCAAAACGATCCAAAGGAAACGTGTCTCAGAATTTGGACCAGGGAAAATCCCTTAAGAGTCAGGGCAGGTCAGAAGCACAGCAGCAAAACCCTTCAGAGGAGAGAGAGGGTAAGTCCACCCACCGTGGGAGAGGCGTGAGGAAACGCAAAGACACCATCGTCCGCCAGAGAACATATGCAGGGGAGAGGCCCAACATCTGCATcgaatgtgggaaaagcttcacccAGAGCTCAGACCTTATGAATcatcggagaatccacacaggggagaaacctTATAAATGTATtgactgcgggaaaagcttcagcatCAATTCAAACCTTATCCGTCACCAGAGAACCCATACAGGGGACAGACCCCACAGCTGctctgactgtgggaaaagcttcacagACAAGTCGACCCAGACCCAGCACCAGTGCGTCCACATGGGTGAGAAGCCCTATAAATGTATCgactgtgggaagagcttcagccGCAGCTCCCACCATAAGAGGCGCCTGAGGAGCCCTCCAGGGAAAAGGCAGGACAAATGCATCCAGCGGGACAGCGCTGCCATtgggaaggttaaaaaaactaaaacatcAAAGAAGAAAACCTCGACTATCGAGATCCCCATCACGTGTGCCGAGTGCTGGCAAAGCTTCAGCCAGAACTCGGACCTGGTCAAACATAtgaggatccacacaggagagaaaccctatgagTGCAGTCACTGTGGGAAATGCTTCAATGTCAGTTCAAACCTGATCAGAcaccagaggatccacacaggagagaagccctacacatgctctgactgcgggaaaagcttcactgaCAAATCTACCCTCACCCAGCATCAccggatccacacaggagagaagccttATGAGTGCATttactgtgggaaaagcttcagccgCAGTTCCCACCACAAGAggcatcagagaacccacacaggagagaaccCTGTGTCCTTCCTGCCTTTATGGCCGTACCCCACTCAAGCATGttaggggttgggggagggaaggagagtccatcagagcagcaggaggcagtaGCTAGAGGAGATTGGAGCTTGTGGGATCTGCTTTCTGGGGgttagtggggtgggagggagctggtaTGGCTTTTTAGCAGGGATCATTAGGGGAAGGGGTTGGTTCTTGGGAGAATTGGTTGTTTTAGTGGGTTGGGACTAGGGATGGGCAAGGAGAGCTGGCCAGTGGCTGGGGTTTGTATTGGGAGGGCGAGTAGCTGGTAGGATAAGGGATATGTTTGTCTTGTTAAATTTTTACTATTGGCCTGTGTAGAACGGGTTGTAGGTTTCTTGCCATTTCCAGGTAGGATGAGTGTCTACACCCCTGAGAACACCAGCGGGACTAACCCAGACGGGGTTCACTATGGAATGTCTCAGCAGAGACGCCATGGGGACCGAGCGGGGTGCTAGCCGTGGCTCTTCCAGGAGAGGACTGCAGCACAGCTTTCACGCTGTGTGTACCAAGGGCctctctccagcagcagcacatTCACATCTCTTTTAACTAGTTCAGGTCAAAGGCAAATGAGGCCAGCTCCCACTCTGGTGTTAGGACATGAGAGTCTCATTTCTACTTTAAACAGCCCACTCAGTTACTACCATTGCCTTCCTTTCTCTTCTGGAATAGACAAGGCTGTGCTAGACCAGCTGTC
This genomic interval from Caretta caretta isolate rCarCar2 chromosome 14, rCarCar1.hap1, whole genome shotgun sequence contains the following:
- the LOC142069072 gene encoding uncharacterized protein LOC142069072 — its product is MSPKRSKGNVSQNLDQGKSLKSQGRSEAQQQNPSEEREGKSTHRGRGVRKRKDTIVRQRTYAGERPNICIECGKSFTQSSDLMNHRRIHTGEKPYKCIDCGKSFSINSNLIRHQRTHTGDRPHSCSDCGKSFTDKSTQTQHQCVHMGEKPYKCIDCGKSFSRSSHHKRRLRSPPGKRQDKCIQRDSAAIGKVKKTKTSKKKTSTIEIPITCAECWQSFSQNSDLVKHMRIHTGEKPYECSHCGKCFNVSSNLIRHQRIHTGEKPYTCSDCGKSFTDKSTLTQHHRIHTGEKPYECIYCGKSFSRSSHHKRHQRTHTGENPVSFLPLWPYPTQAC